Proteins co-encoded in one Opitutus terrae PB90-1 genomic window:
- a CDS encoding DUF2721 domain-containing protein: MQLFSAGSLTSIIELSISPVILISGVGALTITLTNRMARIVDRTRILAGETRSTTGEEREHARSQLEILWRRAGLVRLAVTFAGCSMLTSCVLILGLFIGALLELNPGLGIAAVFLLSILFLAAALVAFLRDIFASLHAVQLEVERTRQQ, encoded by the coding sequence GTGCAACTCTTCTCCGCCGGCTCGCTCACCTCGATCATCGAACTGTCGATCTCCCCGGTGATCCTGATCTCCGGCGTCGGCGCGCTCACCATCACCCTCACCAACCGGATGGCGCGAATCGTCGATCGCACGCGCATTCTGGCGGGCGAGACCCGCTCGACCACGGGTGAGGAGCGCGAACACGCGCGCAGTCAGCTCGAGATTCTCTGGCGCCGCGCCGGACTCGTGCGACTCGCGGTCACGTTCGCCGGCTGCAGCATGCTGACCTCGTGCGTTCTGATTCTTGGCCTGTTCATCGGCGCACTTTTGGAGCTCAATCCCGGCCTGGGCATCGCCGCCGTGTTTCTGCTGAGCATCCTCTTCCTCGCCGCGGCGCTGGTCGCGTTTCTCCGCGACATCTTCGCCTCGCTCCACGCCGTGCAACTCGAGGTCGAGCGCACGCGCCAGCAGTAG
- a CDS encoding efflux RND transporter permease subunit, with translation MLKRIIEFSLANRFLVLVATAALIIGGVYAVRNIPLDAIPDLSDTQVIIYTEWPGQAPQIVQDQLTYPITTKMLSVPSAKVVRGYSFYGFSFVYIIFDDGTDPYWARSRVLEYLSGLSNSLPKGVSPTLGPDATGVGWAFMYSINSPKRDLAELRSMQDWYLKYQLSSVDGVAEVASVGGYVKQYQITVDPNRLRAYGLSLGEVASAVQRSNGEVGGRSLELAEKEFILRVKGYVTGLDDLRQVAVGVGPGGTPILLGEVANVQLGPDMRRGIAELNGEGETVGGVVVVRYGVDTRAVIEAVKARLDQAMKGLPDDVSYTVTYDRTALIERSVKTLEHTLLEESIVVALVIIVFLMHLRTALIPILILPISVLASFMIMYGQGISSNIMSLGGIAIAIGVLVDGVIILVENTHKHLERDAGTKPHWEIVRDAAVEVGPTIFYALLVVTVSFLPVFTLQEQEGRLFKPLAFTKTYSMAAAALLAITLAPVLAGYFIRGRLRPEEKNPVSRFLIWLYHPVINRVIRWRWPVVITAAVLVLWVFVPWNRWVVEPLPYGRVKEFARKLNPIFPYQNLGSEFMPPLYEGDLLYMPTTFPGLSPTKARELLQQTDQIIKSFPEVHHVFGKIGRAETATDPAPMDMIETTIMLKPEAEWPEVDILDMEGRVVAHRRRTLDELTDALNRAVQIPGLTNAWTMPIRTRIDMLATGIKTPVGIKIAGTDLAELERIGSEVEAVVRFVPGTSTAIAERVLGGNYIEFDIDRAAIARYGLNVRDVQDVLEVALGGMPLTTTVEGLERYGVILRYDRDYRDNLEALGEIAIPVRSGGAMGASSGGMGDSAAAMGAALAPANSTAAPAQIPLSQVAKLRVVAAPMGIKSEASVPNAWVYVDVHGVDIGTYVQNARRVVDEAVKAGTIRLPEGYNLFWSGQYEYMTSAKERLLLIVPITLFIVGILIYLSTHSLVKTAIVFLAVPFSLVGAFWLLHLLDYNLSVAVWIGLIALAGLDAETGVVMLLYLDIAYADGVRTGRMRHSDDLVAAIHHGAVQRIRPKMMTAATTFIGLVPILWSTGTGADVMKRIAAPMVGGVITSVLMELLVYPAIFYMWRRRSLPAP, from the coding sequence ATGCTGAAGCGCATCATCGAGTTTTCGCTCGCCAACCGATTCCTGGTGCTCGTCGCCACCGCTGCGTTGATCATCGGCGGCGTCTACGCGGTGCGGAACATCCCGCTCGATGCGATCCCAGATCTGTCGGACACCCAGGTCATCATCTACACGGAGTGGCCGGGCCAGGCGCCGCAAATCGTCCAGGATCAGCTCACGTATCCCATCACGACGAAGATGCTTTCCGTGCCGTCGGCCAAGGTCGTGCGCGGCTACTCGTTCTACGGATTCTCCTTCGTCTATATCATCTTCGACGACGGCACCGACCCGTATTGGGCGCGCAGCCGCGTCCTGGAATATCTCAGCGGGCTCTCGAATTCGCTCCCGAAGGGGGTGTCGCCCACCCTCGGGCCCGACGCGACCGGCGTCGGTTGGGCGTTCATGTATTCGATCAACTCGCCGAAGCGCGACCTGGCCGAGCTGCGCTCGATGCAGGACTGGTATTTGAAATACCAGCTCTCCAGCGTCGATGGCGTCGCGGAGGTCGCGTCGGTCGGCGGCTACGTCAAACAATACCAGATCACCGTCGATCCGAACCGGCTGCGCGCCTACGGGCTGTCGCTGGGCGAGGTGGCCAGCGCCGTGCAGCGCAGCAATGGCGAGGTGGGCGGTCGCTCGCTCGAGTTGGCGGAAAAGGAGTTCATCCTGCGGGTGAAGGGCTATGTTACCGGACTCGATGATCTCCGCCAGGTGGCGGTGGGCGTCGGCCCGGGCGGCACCCCGATCCTCCTTGGCGAGGTGGCCAATGTGCAGCTCGGCCCCGACATGCGACGCGGCATCGCCGAACTGAACGGCGAGGGCGAAACGGTCGGCGGCGTCGTCGTCGTCCGCTATGGCGTCGACACCCGCGCGGTCATCGAGGCCGTCAAGGCGCGGCTCGACCAGGCGATGAAGGGCCTGCCCGACGACGTCAGCTACACCGTCACCTACGATCGCACCGCCCTGATCGAGCGTTCGGTCAAGACGCTCGAGCACACCCTGCTCGAGGAAAGCATCGTCGTCGCCCTCGTCATCATCGTGTTCCTGATGCACCTGCGCACGGCGTTGATCCCGATCCTCATCCTGCCGATCTCCGTGCTGGCGTCGTTCATGATCATGTATGGGCAGGGCATCTCGTCCAACATCATGTCGCTCGGCGGCATCGCGATCGCGATTGGCGTGCTCGTGGACGGCGTGATCATCCTCGTCGAGAACACCCACAAGCACCTCGAGCGCGACGCCGGCACGAAGCCACATTGGGAAATCGTGCGCGACGCCGCCGTGGAGGTCGGTCCCACCATTTTCTACGCGCTGCTCGTGGTGACGGTTTCATTCCTGCCGGTTTTCACCCTGCAGGAACAGGAAGGCCGGCTCTTCAAGCCGCTCGCGTTCACCAAGACCTATTCGATGGCCGCGGCCGCGCTGCTCGCGATCACGCTGGCACCCGTACTCGCCGGCTACTTCATCCGCGGCCGGCTGCGGCCGGAGGAGAAAAACCCGGTCAGCCGCTTCCTCATCTGGCTCTACCACCCGGTGATCAACCGGGTGATCCGCTGGCGCTGGCCGGTGGTCATCACCGCGGCCGTGCTCGTCCTGTGGGTGTTCGTGCCGTGGAACCGCTGGGTCGTCGAACCGCTGCCCTACGGTCGCGTCAAGGAGTTCGCCCGCAAGCTCAACCCGATCTTCCCGTATCAGAATCTCGGCTCCGAGTTCATGCCGCCGCTCTACGAAGGCGACCTGCTCTACATGCCGACGACGTTCCCCGGCCTCTCACCGACGAAGGCGCGCGAGCTGCTCCAGCAAACGGACCAGATCATCAAATCGTTCCCCGAGGTGCACCACGTCTTCGGCAAAATCGGCCGCGCGGAAACCGCCACCGACCCGGCACCGATGGACATGATCGAGACCACGATCATGTTGAAGCCGGAGGCCGAATGGCCGGAGGTCGACATTCTCGACATGGAAGGGCGCGTCGTCGCGCACCGGCGGCGCACGCTCGACGAACTCACCGACGCGCTCAATCGCGCCGTGCAGATCCCGGGGCTCACCAATGCGTGGACGATGCCGATCCGGACGCGCATCGACATGCTGGCGACCGGCATCAAGACCCCGGTCGGCATCAAGATCGCCGGAACCGATCTGGCCGAGCTCGAGCGGATCGGCTCCGAGGTCGAGGCCGTGGTTCGCTTCGTGCCCGGCACGAGCACGGCCATCGCCGAACGCGTCCTCGGCGGAAATTACATCGAGTTCGACATCGATCGCGCGGCCATCGCGCGCTACGGATTGAACGTGCGCGACGTGCAGGACGTGCTCGAGGTCGCGCTGGGCGGCATGCCGCTCACCACGACGGTCGAGGGCTTGGAGCGCTACGGCGTCATTCTCCGCTACGACCGCGATTATCGCGACAACCTCGAGGCGCTCGGCGAAATCGCGATCCCGGTCCGCTCCGGCGGGGCGATGGGCGCGAGTTCCGGCGGGATGGGCGATTCGGCCGCGGCGATGGGAGCGGCGCTCGCACCGGCGAACAGCACCGCGGCGCCCGCCCAGATTCCGCTCAGCCAAGTCGCGAAGCTCCGCGTCGTCGCCGCCCCGATGGGCATCAAGAGCGAGGCGTCCGTCCCGAACGCCTGGGTCTACGTCGACGTGCACGGTGTCGACATCGGCACCTACGTCCAGAACGCACGGCGCGTCGTAGACGAAGCCGTCAAAGCCGGCACGATCCGGCTGCCGGAAGGCTACAATCTGTTTTGGAGCGGGCAGTATGAATACATGACCAGCGCCAAGGAGCGGCTGCTGCTCATCGTCCCGATCACGCTCTTCATCGTCGGCATTCTGATCTACCTGAGCACACACTCGCTGGTGAAGACGGCGATCGTCTTCCTGGCGGTGCCGTTCTCGCTCGTGGGCGCGTTCTGGTTGCTCCATCTGCTCGATTACAACCTCAGCGTGGCGGTGTGGATCGGACTGATCGCGCTAGCCGGCCTCGATGCGGAAACCGGCGTGGTGATGCTACTTTACCTGGACATCGCCTACGCGGACGGCGTCCGCACCGGCCGAATGCGGCATTCGGACGATCTGGTCGCCGCGATCCACCATGGCGCGGTGCAGCGCATTCGGCCGAAGATGATGACGGCCGCCACGACGTTCATCGGCTTGGTGCCCATCCTCTGGAGCACCGGCACCGGGGCCGACGTCATGAAGCGTATCGCGGCGCCGATGGTTGGCGGCGTGATCACGTCGGTGCTGATGGAGCTCCTGGTATATCCGGCGATATTCTACATGTGGCGGCGTCGCAGCCTGCCGGCGCCCTAG
- a CDS encoding efflux RND transporter periplasmic adaptor subunit: MKSPRVLLLIVSLAASGLIAPEVAEFLVPHAHAAEQQLYTCGMHPQVIKSEPGNCPICGMKLTPIRGNNPGAAATAGDRKVKFYKSTMIPGEVSPNPGKDSMGMDRVPVYEDEFDAASAITIDPITIQKMNLKTALVQTGPVRRTIRAVGTVGFSEPGLIDITTKYEGWIEKLFVNATWTRVKAGTPLFEIYSPDLYNAQLNFLVALRSEGSEGGPLTNAARARLQLFDVPAAFITELAQAGEARRKVVYRAPVDGVVIEKPAVQGMMVRPGERIFRLADLSTVWVNAQIYEKDLAFVHEGQHAVVRTSFGQEREFHGEVEVLIPEIVNETRTAQARLVLDNPDRALKPGMFVDVRFEAELAPSAVLVPDLAVLRSGERNTVFVARDGGTFEAREVKLGARTQDNFFAVRSGLAAGERVVTSGQFLLDSESQLRAAIQKMIRATQAGGGTAAASTPAAQGAGSGPSSPQPAPATAAAPAMPAEAQPALKQLAFASADAAAALAADDLSAYRQQLPALRTAVAGLVQAAPQSGLAKYKGALPEPTDLESARQAFEPLSTAVADLARASHLQHTAGLRIFECPMSPVLGKARWLQRESGTKNPFFGSDMPRCGEQIDGPSAATAPSADAGMKLPAGHPPIRRLAGTKPPRAAMSGSDFLRSQIGVPVALATPADETAHASGGCRGCGMSAAATAAGEPCEHEVFPAKNADASRRPKI, encoded by the coding sequence ATGAAGTCTCCTCGAGTCCTTCTCCTGATCGTGTCACTCGCCGCCAGCGGGTTGATCGCCCCTGAAGTGGCCGAATTTCTCGTGCCGCATGCGCACGCCGCGGAACAGCAACTCTACACCTGCGGCATGCACCCGCAGGTGATCAAATCCGAGCCGGGCAACTGTCCGATCTGCGGGATGAAGCTCACGCCGATTCGCGGCAACAACCCGGGCGCCGCCGCCACCGCAGGCGACCGCAAGGTGAAGTTCTACAAGTCCACCATGATCCCGGGCGAGGTCAGCCCGAACCCGGGCAAGGATTCCATGGGCATGGACAGGGTGCCGGTCTACGAGGACGAATTCGACGCCGCCAGCGCCATCACGATCGACCCGATCACGATTCAGAAAATGAACCTGAAGACGGCGCTGGTGCAGACCGGCCCCGTCCGCCGCACCATCCGCGCCGTCGGCACAGTGGGCTTCAGCGAGCCCGGATTGATCGACATCACGACGAAATACGAGGGCTGGATCGAAAAACTCTTCGTCAACGCCACCTGGACTCGGGTGAAAGCCGGCACGCCGCTGTTCGAAATCTACTCGCCCGATCTCTACAACGCGCAGCTCAACTTTCTCGTGGCGCTGCGCAGCGAAGGATCCGAGGGCGGGCCGCTGACCAACGCCGCTCGCGCGCGGCTGCAGCTCTTCGACGTGCCGGCCGCGTTCATCACCGAATTGGCGCAGGCCGGAGAAGCCCGGCGCAAGGTCGTCTATCGCGCGCCCGTCGACGGAGTGGTGATCGAGAAACCGGCAGTGCAGGGCATGATGGTCCGGCCCGGCGAACGCATCTTCCGCCTCGCCGACCTGTCCACCGTCTGGGTCAATGCGCAGATCTACGAAAAAGACCTGGCGTTCGTCCACGAGGGCCAGCACGCGGTGGTGCGCACGAGCTTCGGCCAGGAGCGCGAGTTTCACGGCGAAGTCGAAGTGCTGATTCCTGAAATCGTGAACGAGACCCGCACGGCCCAGGCCCGGCTCGTGCTCGACAATCCCGACCGCGCGCTCAAGCCGGGCATGTTCGTCGACGTCCGCTTCGAGGCCGAGCTCGCGCCGTCGGCGGTACTCGTGCCCGATCTCGCGGTGCTGCGCAGCGGCGAACGCAACACGGTGTTCGTCGCGCGTGACGGCGGCACGTTCGAGGCCCGCGAGGTGAAACTCGGCGCGCGCACGCAGGACAATTTCTTCGCGGTGCGCTCGGGCCTCGCCGCCGGTGAACGCGTGGTCACGTCCGGCCAGTTCCTGCTCGATTCGGAGAGCCAGCTGCGCGCGGCCATTCAGAAGATGATTCGCGCCACGCAGGCCGGCGGCGGCACGGCGGCGGCCTCCACGCCCGCCGCCCAAGGTGCCGGCTCCGGGCCTTCGTCACCGCAACCTGCACCAGCGACTGCCGCGGCGCCGGCGATGCCGGCCGAGGCGCAGCCCGCGCTCAAGCAGCTCGCGTTCGCGAGCGCGGATGCGGCGGCCGCGCTCGCCGCCGACGACTTGAGCGCCTACCGCCAACAGCTCCCGGCGCTGCGAACCGCCGTCGCCGGGCTGGTCCAGGCCGCACCGCAAAGCGGCCTGGCCAAATACAAGGGCGCCCTGCCGGAGCCGACCGATCTGGAATCGGCCCGCCAGGCATTCGAGCCGCTCAGCACCGCCGTCGCGGATCTCGCTCGCGCCAGTCATCTCCAGCACACCGCCGGACTGCGGATCTTCGAGTGCCCGATGTCGCCCGTGCTCGGCAAGGCTCGCTGGCTCCAGCGCGAGAGCGGCACGAAGAATCCATTCTTCGGTTCGGACATGCCACGCTGCGGCGAACAGATCGACGGCCCTTCCGCGGCAACGGCGCCGTCCGCCGACGCCGGCATGAAACTGCCGGCAGGTCACCCGCCCATCCGTCGACTCGCCGGAACGAAGCCGCCGCGCGCCGCCATGAGCGGGAGCGATTTTCTCCGTTCGCAAATCGGCGTGCCCGTCGCACTCGCCACGCCTGCGGATGAAACGGCGCACGCGAGCGGCGGCTGCCGCGGTTGCGGCATGTCGGCCGCGGCGACGGCGGCCGGCGAACCCTGCGAACACGAGGTTTTCCCCGCGAAAAACGCGGATGCGTCGCGACGCCCAAAGATCTGA
- a CDS encoding TolC family protein, translating to MNTARRHSPQLLLAALLLALAGCSTAPMAGERAAREQLGRVAAAYRPSGHKPVLPVLGADSKLEDYVAFGVLNHPQVEAAYYDWRASVEAITPARAQPDPKLTFEADIADMLMTLMPGLMFDFMGAGKRAAMANEAAARSGVAYRAYVAAVLQTAAEVRKAWVELAYTTETLRLYTATLHNVDQSLQLAASEFSTGRGMVSFNEMVRLQNLVAEHHSHHAAFSDRRGAARARFKSALGLTRDEADPAWPESALQPTALPDEDTLWQRALAANPELGSMRAMVDIAVAEVGVANTTDRPDFAIGLMADVKADPLMYRPQASLSLPIWRDKIAATIAGAKARHDAAVARLTAEQLNLAAEIAQMLFMVREADRMIAYLDESALPNLERAAASAAAGYQSGMGGAAMIVDARHMALLMQLERAKALRERELAATDLLVVMAGEVPSAAPLLVQAPTAHR from the coding sequence GTGAACACTGCCCGCCGACACTCGCCTCAGCTGCTCCTCGCCGCGTTGCTGCTCGCCCTCGCCGGCTGCAGCACCGCTCCCATGGCAGGAGAGCGGGCTGCACGCGAACAGCTCGGCCGGGTGGCCGCCGCCTATCGGCCTTCGGGTCACAAGCCCGTGCTGCCCGTGCTCGGTGCCGACTCGAAGCTGGAGGACTACGTCGCGTTCGGCGTGCTCAATCATCCGCAGGTCGAGGCCGCTTACTACGACTGGCGGGCGAGCGTCGAAGCGATCACGCCGGCCCGCGCGCAACCGGATCCGAAGCTCACGTTCGAGGCCGACATCGCCGACATGCTGATGACGCTGATGCCGGGACTGATGTTTGATTTCATGGGCGCAGGCAAACGCGCCGCCATGGCCAACGAGGCCGCCGCGCGAAGCGGCGTCGCGTATCGCGCGTATGTCGCCGCCGTGCTCCAGACGGCCGCCGAGGTGCGGAAGGCCTGGGTCGAACTCGCGTATACCACCGAAACCCTGCGGCTCTACACCGCGACGCTGCACAACGTCGACCAGTCGCTGCAGCTCGCGGCCTCCGAATTCTCCACCGGCCGCGGGATGGTCTCGTTCAATGAAATGGTCCGGCTGCAAAACCTCGTCGCCGAACACCACAGTCATCACGCCGCGTTCAGCGACCGGCGGGGCGCCGCCCGCGCCCGCTTCAAATCGGCACTCGGGCTGACGCGCGACGAGGCCGATCCCGCCTGGCCCGAGTCCGCGCTGCAACCCACCGCATTGCCGGATGAGGACACGCTGTGGCAGCGCGCGCTCGCGGCGAATCCCGAGCTCGGTTCGATGCGCGCGATGGTCGACATAGCGGTTGCCGAAGTCGGCGTCGCCAACACCACCGACCGGCCCGATTTCGCGATCGGGCTCATGGCCGACGTGAAGGCCGATCCGTTGATGTATCGTCCGCAGGCCTCGCTGTCGCTGCCGATCTGGCGCGACAAGATCGCCGCGACCATCGCCGGTGCGAAAGCCCGTCACGATGCCGCCGTCGCCCGGCTCACCGCCGAGCAGCTCAACCTCGCCGCGGAAATCGCCCAGATGCTGTTCATGGTCCGCGAGGCCGACCGGATGATCGCCTACCTGGACGAGTCCGCGTTGCCCAACCTGGAACGCGCCGCCGCGTCGGCTGCGGCCGGTTACCAATCAGGCATGGGTGGAGCGGCCATGATCGTCGACGCACGCCACATGGCGCTCCTGATGCAGCTCGAACGCGCCAAGGCGCTCCGCGAACGCGAGCTCGCCGCGACCGACCTGCTCGTCGTCATGGCCGGCGAGGTACCCTCCGCCGCGCCGCTCCTCGTCCAAGCTCCCACAGCTCACCGCTGA
- a CDS encoding RNA polymerase sigma factor, giving the protein MSDEPPLPAGRNAAPAGPAGPSTEWMRRVQAGDEAALAALMAEWELPVKALIARIVLNAREADELAQETFVRVWQQREKFRAGAEFRPWLFAIAVNLARNRLRWWRRRPEVALEEWTGNAASESGDRSAEIGRRGGMMGAEALERAERAGAVRDAIAALPVELREAVVLFEYEQMSHAEIALALGTTPKAVETRLYRAREKLRKTLAKWA; this is encoded by the coding sequence TTGAGCGACGAACCGCCTTTGCCCGCAGGCAGGAACGCTGCGCCGGCCGGCCCGGCGGGGCCGAGCACGGAATGGATGCGGCGGGTGCAGGCGGGCGACGAGGCGGCGCTGGCGGCATTGATGGCCGAGTGGGAGTTGCCGGTGAAGGCGCTGATCGCGCGGATCGTGTTGAACGCGCGGGAAGCGGACGAACTGGCGCAGGAGACGTTCGTACGCGTGTGGCAGCAGCGGGAAAAATTTCGTGCGGGTGCGGAGTTTCGGCCGTGGTTGTTCGCGATCGCCGTGAATCTCGCGCGCAACCGGCTGCGCTGGTGGCGGCGGCGGCCGGAGGTCGCGCTCGAGGAGTGGACGGGAAACGCAGCCTCGGAGAGCGGAGACCGGAGTGCGGAAATCGGGAGACGGGGAGGCATGATGGGGGCGGAAGCGTTGGAGCGCGCGGAGCGGGCGGGGGCCGTGCGCGATGCGATCGCGGCGTTGCCGGTGGAGTTGCGCGAGGCGGTGGTGCTGTTCGAATACGAGCAGATGTCTCACGCCGAGATCGCGCTTGCGCTCGGGACGACGCCGAAGGCGGTGGAGACGCGGCTCTATCGTGCGCGCGAAAAACTGCGGAAAACGCTGGCGAAATGGGCGTGA
- a CDS encoding MFS transporter, producing MSSDAGHPSRPVLQPPHPPHPPGLRARRGLNWATVGLMYTSYYFCRYNFSYANKAIKDEFGFTNSDMATMLSAQFIAYGCGQIINGLLTDRIGGKKAMLIGAAGTITVNLLFGAASFWGMLSLFSLLWGLNGYIQSFGSPGFIKINSAWFSEKQRGTFAGIFGFMINLGRLAANKLLPLLLAGFAIGTMMNVPPLHWRWVFWVPAIIASIVAVVFAFVVKDTPEEAGFHDVFKGEADHAETNVRAEIWPVLTHIVTNPMVWIIALAYACTGAVRQAIDQWFPVYFQEVHHLKMTGAQFQWLGYMIPLVASCGSFLSGWVSDRFFQSRRAPVAGAVYIIEMVVILAATQVHTVGWAIGFFIMVSFTVNSTHSLLGPAAAMDIGGRKMAAFASGCIDAFQYFGAALGMTILGYVLDNYGWGYYFYYMLPFGVVGSILMFSIAHRKSLKKGAK from the coding sequence ATGAGTTCCGACGCCGGCCACCCGAGCCGCCCCGTGCTGCAACCGCCTCATCCGCCCCATCCGCCCGGGCTGCGCGCCCGGCGCGGCCTGAACTGGGCCACGGTGGGCCTGATGTACACGAGCTACTATTTCTGTCGCTACAACTTCTCGTATGCAAACAAGGCGATCAAGGACGAGTTCGGGTTCACGAACTCGGACATGGCGACGATGCTGTCGGCGCAGTTTATCGCCTACGGTTGCGGGCAGATCATCAACGGGCTGCTGACCGATCGCATCGGCGGCAAGAAGGCGATGCTGATCGGCGCGGCCGGCACGATCACGGTCAACCTGCTGTTTGGCGCGGCTTCGTTCTGGGGCATGCTGAGCCTGTTTTCGCTACTGTGGGGCCTCAACGGCTACATCCAGTCGTTTGGCTCGCCCGGGTTCATCAAGATCAACAGCGCGTGGTTCAGCGAAAAGCAGCGCGGCACGTTTGCGGGGATCTTCGGGTTCATGATCAACCTCGGCCGGCTGGCGGCGAACAAGCTGCTGCCGCTGCTGCTGGCGGGCTTCGCGATCGGCACGATGATGAACGTGCCGCCGCTGCACTGGCGCTGGGTGTTCTGGGTGCCGGCGATCATCGCCTCGATCGTGGCGGTGGTGTTCGCGTTCGTGGTGAAGGACACGCCGGAGGAGGCCGGCTTCCACGATGTCTTCAAAGGCGAAGCAGATCACGCGGAAACCAACGTTCGCGCGGAGATCTGGCCGGTGCTGACGCATATCGTGACGAACCCGATGGTGTGGATCATCGCGCTGGCGTATGCGTGCACCGGCGCGGTGCGGCAGGCGATCGACCAGTGGTTCCCGGTGTATTTCCAGGAAGTGCATCACCTCAAGATGACGGGCGCGCAGTTCCAGTGGTTGGGCTACATGATCCCGCTGGTGGCGTCGTGCGGGTCGTTTCTTTCCGGTTGGGTGTCGGACCGTTTTTTCCAGTCGCGGCGCGCGCCCGTGGCCGGCGCGGTCTACATCATCGAGATGGTCGTCATTCTGGCGGCGACGCAGGTGCACACGGTGGGCTGGGCGATCGGGTTCTTCATCATGGTGTCGTTCACCGTGAACTCCACGCACTCGCTACTCGGGCCGGCGGCGGCGATGGATATCGGCGGCCGCAAGATGGCGGCGTTCGCCTCGGGCTGCATCGACGCCTTCCAGTATTTCGGCGCGGCGCTGGGGATGACGATCCTCGGCTACGTCCTCGATAATTACGGCTGGGGTTACTACTTTTACTACATGCTACCGTTCGGCGTGGTCGGATCGATTTTGATGTTCTCGATTGCGCACCGGAAGAGCCTGAAGAAGGGCGCGAAGTAA
- the pyk gene encoding pyruvate kinase, which translates to MNVTPDAFRRTKIIFTLGPATESEAMLEKMIVGGADIVRLNMAHASHEWTRTIVRRIRAISTRVNREVALLMDIKGPEIRTGDLPSPIQLKPGEIFDFTVHPSTSRESDQEVRSVDVNYRDLVNDIQIGDTVLVDNGLIRLEVLAKDQAHIRCRVLIPGQLSSRRHINLPGVRINLPAFTEKDRVDTSLGIAEGVDFIALSFVREAKDVNDLRTFLHEHGSKARIIAKIEDQSAISNLDEIIEACDGLMIARGDLGIECPFEDLPVIQRRAVRACIAKGRPVIVATHMLESMISQPVPTRAEITDVANAAYERADCVMLSGETTVGKYPLECLQMLDKIARRIEAEMDPDHQEPLNFSTEKMKILHSAVVLANEIPGSKILTFTRYGYMAQGLAALRPTCAAVYAFTPTIEVLRQMRLLRSVEPFLMPFAAKPDATIENAIEMLRQAGRIKPGDKLIVATDILAADRLVDAVQLRTVR; encoded by the coding sequence ATGAACGTCACTCCCGACGCGTTTCGCCGCACCAAGATCATCTTCACCCTCGGCCCGGCCACCGAGAGCGAAGCCATGCTCGAAAAGATGATCGTCGGCGGCGCCGATATCGTCCGGCTCAACATGGCCCACGCCTCCCACGAGTGGACGCGCACCATCGTCCGCCGGATCCGCGCGATCAGCACCCGCGTGAACCGCGAGGTCGCGCTCCTGATGGACATCAAGGGCCCCGAGATCCGGACCGGCGACCTGCCCAGCCCGATCCAGCTGAAACCCGGCGAGATCTTCGACTTCACCGTGCATCCGAGCACGTCGCGCGAGTCCGATCAGGAGGTGCGCTCCGTCGACGTCAACTACCGCGATCTCGTCAACGACATCCAGATTGGCGACACCGTGCTCGTCGACAACGGGCTGATCCGCCTCGAGGTCCTCGCAAAGGACCAGGCGCACATCCGCTGTCGCGTGCTCATCCCCGGCCAGCTCAGCTCCCGCCGGCACATCAATCTCCCGGGCGTGCGGATCAACCTGCCGGCCTTCACCGAGAAAGACCGCGTCGACACGAGCCTCGGCATCGCCGAAGGCGTCGACTTCATCGCGCTGTCGTTCGTGCGCGAGGCCAAGGACGTGAACGATCTCCGCACCTTCCTGCACGAGCATGGCTCGAAGGCGCGCATTATCGCCAAGATCGAGGACCAGTCCGCGATCAGCAATCTCGACGAGATCATCGAGGCCTGCGACGGGCTGATGATCGCGCGCGGCGATCTCGGCATCGAGTGTCCATTCGAGGATCTGCCGGTCATCCAGCGCCGCGCCGTTCGCGCCTGCATCGCCAAGGGTCGTCCCGTGATCGTCGCCACCCACATGCTGGAGTCGATGATCAGCCAGCCCGTGCCCACCCGCGCCGAGATCACCGACGTCGCCAACGCCGCCTACGAGCGCGCCGACTGCGTGATGCTCTCGGGCGAAACCACCGTCGGCAAATACCCCCTCGAGTGCCTGCAGATGCTCGACAAGATCGCCCGGCGGATCGAAGCCGAGATGGACCCCGATCATCAGGAGCCGCTGAATTTCTCGACGGAGAAGATGAAGATCCTCCACTCCGCCGTCGTACTCGCGAACGAGATTCCCGGCTCGAAAATTCTTACCTTCACGCGTTACGGCTACATGGCCCAAGGCCTCGCGGCGCTGCGCCCCACGTGCGCGGCCGTCTACGCCTTCACGCCGACCATCGAGGTGCTGCGCCAGATGCGGCTGCTGCGCTCGGTCGAGCCGTTCCTGATGCCGTTCGCCGCCAAGCCGGATGCCACGATCGAGAACGCGATCGAGATGTTGCGCCAGGCCGGCCGGATCAAGCCGGGCGACAAGCTGATCGTCGCCACCGACATTCTCGCCGCCGACCGGCTCGTGGACGCCGTCCAACTCCGCACCGTGCGGTAG